The Bacillota bacterium genome includes a window with the following:
- the dnaJ gene encoding molecular chaperone DnaJ: MPGEVDYYETLGVSRDATLEEIKRAYRRLARQYHPDVNPGDKQAEEKFKAINEAYEVLSDPEKRRAYDLFGRAGVRGGTAEPDFGFGDFGNIGDLFDLFFGTGGSRTETPRAQRGNDLRVDVEVTLEEVASGAPKTIQYARFQTCTRCEGSGAEPGETPTTCATCRGSGRVRHTQHTLLGTISTVVTCPNCHGEGKVISRPCTQCRGEGRVRNVVERTIRVPLGVEDGTAVQFLGEGDSGRRGGDNGDLYVVFHVRPHDRFEREGSNLHTRLTISFAQAALGATVKVRGLDEDIDLEVPPGTQPGSVFRLSGKGLPNRRQGRGDLLVHVNIHVPTHLNEVQRGLLRQFAAACGERFTDVPEEEKSFFEKFISGLKGEKG; this comes from the coding sequence ATGCCGGGCGAGGTTGATTATTACGAAACGCTGGGAGTCAGTAGGGACGCGACGCTGGAGGAGATTAAGCGTGCCTACCGACGGCTCGCCCGTCAGTACCACCCCGACGTAAACCCCGGCGACAAGCAAGCCGAGGAGAAGTTCAAAGCGATTAACGAAGCCTACGAGGTGTTGAGCGACCCGGAAAAACGTCGTGCCTACGACCTGTTCGGGCGCGCCGGCGTAAGAGGTGGTACTGCTGAACCCGACTTTGGGTTCGGTGATTTCGGCAACATCGGCGACCTGTTCGACCTGTTCTTCGGCACGGGTGGGTCACGCACCGAGACGCCGCGCGCGCAACGCGGCAACGATTTGCGCGTGGATGTGGAAGTTACCCTGGAAGAGGTGGCTTCTGGCGCACCCAAGACCATCCAGTATGCCCGCTTCCAGACCTGTACACGCTGCGAGGGCAGCGGCGCGGAGCCTGGCGAAACGCCCACTACCTGCGCGACGTGCCGGGGCAGCGGGCGCGTACGTCATACGCAGCATACCCTGCTCGGAACCATCTCCACCGTGGTAACCTGCCCAAACTGCCATGGCGAAGGGAAGGTGATTTCGCGTCCGTGCACCCAGTGTCGTGGCGAGGGGCGGGTACGCAATGTGGTGGAACGCACCATCCGGGTGCCCCTCGGTGTGGAGGACGGCACAGCCGTGCAGTTCCTCGGCGAGGGGGACTCCGGTAGACGTGGCGGAGATAACGGCGACCTCTACGTGGTGTTCCACGTGCGCCCGCACGACCGCTTCGAGCGGGAAGGCTCCAACCTGCACACCAGGCTGACCATCTCCTTTGCGCAGGCGGCACTCGGCGCAACGGTGAAAGTGCGCGGGCTGGATGAAGATATCGATCTGGAAGTCCCACCGGGCACCCAGCCGGGCAGTGTGTTCCGCCTGTCAGGCAAGGGGCTGCCAAACCGCCGACAGGGACGAGGTGACCTGCTGGTACACGTGAATATCCACGTCCCCACCCACCTGAACGAGGTACAGCGCGGGCTTCTGCGCCAGTTCGCTGCCGCCTGCGGCGAGCGCTTTACCGACGTCCCCGAAGAAGAGAAAAGCTTCTTCGAGAAGTTCATCAGCGGACTGAAGGGCGAGAAAGGCTAA
- a CDS encoding RNA-binding protein — MPETTSLFVGNLSYATTAEQLRELFSPWGPVEDARVVEGRGFGFVDIPRENMQAAIDATNGQVFMGRTITVNQARPRTERREGGFRSDRGGYGSGRRDRRW; from the coding sequence ATGCCAGAAACCACTTCTTTGTTCGTAGGAAACCTTTCCTACGCCACCACCGCAGAGCAACTGCGTGAGCTGTTCTCTCCGTGGGGTCCCGTTGAGGATGCTCGTGTCGTCGAGGGACGCGGCTTCGGCTTTGTGGACATTCCCCGCGAGAACATGCAGGCGGCAATCGATGCCACCAACGGTCAGGTGTTTATGGGCAGAACCATCACCGTGAACCAGGCACGTCCCCGCACCGAGCGGCGCGAGGGCGGATTCCGCAGCGACCGCGGTGGCTACGGCTCCGGGCGGCGCGACCGACGCTGGTAA
- a CDS encoding Uma2 family endonuclease, whose translation MAVQQLPRTIIYPESDGQPMADNTKQLEYIVYLYDNLSALFADREDVFVAADLLWYPVEGHPEICVAPDVFVVFGRPKGHRGRYLQWEEDNIPPQVVFEILSPSNRHAAMVEKSLFYERYGVQEYYMYDPDTGALDGWTRQDGKLVRVPQMEGWVSPLLGVRFSVEDGALVVYRPDGERFVPYVELRRRYEQAQREAQQERQRAEQERLRAQEAERRAERLAQRLREMGIDPEQLT comes from the coding sequence ATGGCAGTACAGCAGCTACCCAGAACAATCATCTATCCTGAGTCGGACGGTCAGCCGATGGCAGACAATACCAAGCAGCTGGAATATATCGTCTACCTGTACGATAACCTGTCTGCCCTCTTCGCCGACCGCGAGGATGTGTTCGTCGCTGCCGATTTGCTCTGGTATCCGGTGGAAGGGCATCCCGAAATCTGCGTGGCTCCCGATGTGTTTGTGGTCTTCGGACGTCCGAAGGGGCATCGCGGACGTTATCTGCAGTGGGAGGAGGACAACATCCCGCCGCAGGTGGTGTTCGAGATACTTTCCCCCAGCAACCGTCACGCCGCCATGGTGGAGAAGTCGCTGTTTTACGAGCGATACGGGGTGCAGGAGTACTACATGTACGACCCCGATACGGGCGCACTGGACGGCTGGACACGACAGGACGGCAAGCTGGTGCGAGTGCCGCAGATGGAGGGCTGGGTCAGCCCGTTGCTGGGCGTTCGGTTTAGCGTGGAAGACGGCGCGCTGGTCGTCTATCGTCCCGATGGGGAGCGGTTTGTGCCCTATGTGGAGCTGCGCCGTCGCTACGAACAGGCACAGCGCGAAGCACAGCAGGAACGGCAGCGAGCGGAACAGGAGCGGTTACGGGCGCAAGAGGCGGAACGGCGTGCAGAACGACTGGCACAGCGACTGCGCGAGATGGGCATTGACCCCGAGCAGCTGACGTGA
- a CDS encoding ribonuclease H-like domain-containing protein, with translation MTHQIEDYLDAVFLDIETTGINPACSELTLIALYQEDHTGKKARLYVNDLHDAAETLRHIERKAQEYGYDSITVCPLEQFPQHAEFFSLIATYNGTQFDLPFIAHHLPQVRRLWRTWQHLDIYLQVAMPLRDIGLLRTPNLKLKTLFSHLRVPRHPSVQMMRGEDAVWLWNQWRHLYNSEALTMLGIYALEDVRCTRLLLQRLIDVRRGSPWDSVW, from the coding sequence GTGACACACCAGATTGAGGATTATCTGGACGCGGTGTTTCTCGATATCGAAACTACCGGCATTAATCCCGCATGCAGTGAGCTGACCCTGATTGCACTCTATCAGGAAGACCACACCGGCAAGAAGGCGAGACTTTATGTGAATGACCTGCACGATGCGGCAGAGACCCTGCGCCACATCGAGCGAAAAGCGCAGGAATACGGCTACGACAGCATCACCGTCTGCCCGTTAGAGCAGTTTCCGCAGCACGCGGAGTTCTTCTCTCTCATCGCGACCTATAACGGTACGCAGTTTGACCTGCCCTTTATCGCCCACCACCTGCCGCAGGTGCGTCGGCTATGGCGTACGTGGCAACATCTGGATATATACCTTCAGGTCGCCATGCCCTTACGCGATATCGGCTTGCTGCGAACGCCAAACCTCAAGTTGAAAACACTTTTCAGCCACCTGCGCGTACCCCGACACCCAAGCGTGCAGATGATGCGCGGCGAGGACGCGGTGTGGCTGTGGAACCAGTGGAGGCACCTCTATAACTCCGAAGCGTTAACCATGCTGGGCATTTACGCGCTGGAAGACGTGCGCTGCACACGGCTGTTATTGCAAAGACTCATCGACGTCCGCCGCGGCTCGCCCTGGGATAGCGTGTGGTAG
- the rpoZ gene encoding DNA-directed RNA polymerase subunit omega: protein MILPNPDRLNRFNKYALVILAAKRARHLQEQGIARRSLVKSSSGNPLTIALEEIAAGRLIPSFNPEPLPELMEPEAHEALLTAEEFEEAMAKVAMAVEAEIGGSDNGHGDTAVADEVEEEAEEAEEEDLVLEEEELSISDELDEVLGLDEEDSSPQESDQQSLFDEGLHSEGEDAEQR from the coding sequence ATGATTCTACCCAACCCCGACAGGTTGAACCGGTTTAATAAGTATGCCCTGGTGATACTGGCGGCAAAACGCGCCAGGCATCTGCAAGAGCAGGGCATCGCCCGTCGCTCGCTGGTGAAGAGCTCCTCTGGCAATCCACTGACCATCGCGCTGGAGGAGATCGCGGCGGGACGGTTAATACCGAGCTTTAACCCCGAACCCTTGCCCGAGTTGATGGAACCGGAAGCCCACGAAGCCTTGCTGACCGCTGAAGAGTTCGAAGAGGCGATGGCAAAGGTAGCTATGGCAGTCGAGGCAGAGATTGGAGGTTCCGATAATGGTCATGGAGATACCGCAGTGGCGGATGAGGTTGAGGAAGAAGCAGAGGAAGCGGAGGAAGAGGACCTGGTACTGGAAGAGGAGGAGCTGTCTATCTCTGACGAGTTAGACGAGGTGCTGGGTCTGGACGAGGAGGATAGTTCGCCGCAAGAGAGCGACCAGCAGAGCCTTTTCGACGAGGGTCTACACAGCGAAGGTGAGGACGCAGAGCAGCGGTAG
- a CDS encoding family 10 glycosylhydrolase, translating to MRREQSVPQIQREYRGMWVATVANIDWPSRPGLPSDVQKTELLAILDRAAELKFNVIVLQVRPACSVLYDSRIEPWSEVLSGAMGKPPEPYYDPLAFAVEEAHKRCLELHAWFNPYRARHPSEKSEIHPQHISRRRPELVKQYGRYLWLDPGEPDVVEHSLSVMLEVVKRYDVDGVHIDDYFYPYKERDEKGNILDFPDEPSWQRYRRSGGRLSRDDWRRQNVDRFVERVYREIKSTKRWVKFGISPFGLWRPGYPPGTRGFDAYAELYADSRKWLQQGWCDYYVPQLYFKIDNPNLSYPALLQWWVEQNTRGRHMLAGNFTSKVADGSNTAWDAAEIAEQVRLTRKQKGALGNIHFSARAFMQDRGGICELIRDLHAQPALVPPAGWLSRSAPSSPAVRTVYLADGGVRLTWEARGKHPIGCWMVAYRSNGEWYMQVLPATANSYTLPPSAKLAFVSLVDRYGNQSEWAGAGAT from the coding sequence ATGCGACGCGAGCAGTCTGTGCCGCAGATACAGCGCGAATATCGTGGCATGTGGGTGGCAACCGTTGCCAACATCGACTGGCCCTCCCGACCCGGATTGCCGTCCGATGTGCAAAAGACCGAGCTGCTGGCAATTCTCGACAGGGCGGCGGAACTGAAGTTTAACGTGATTGTCTTGCAGGTGCGCCCGGCGTGTTCGGTGCTGTACGATTCCAGAATCGAGCCATGGTCTGAAGTGCTCAGCGGCGCGATGGGCAAGCCTCCTGAACCTTACTATGACCCTCTTGCCTTTGCCGTTGAGGAAGCACACAAGCGCTGCCTGGAGCTCCATGCCTGGTTCAATCCCTATCGAGCGCGACATCCTTCCGAGAAGTCGGAGATACATCCCCAGCACATCAGCAGGCGGCGTCCCGAACTGGTCAAACAGTACGGAAGGTACCTCTGGCTGGACCCGGGCGAGCCCGACGTGGTAGAGCATTCTCTCTCGGTGATGCTGGAGGTGGTGAAGCGGTATGACGTGGACGGTGTGCATATCGACGACTATTTCTACCCTTACAAGGAGCGCGATGAAAAGGGCAACATCCTCGATTTCCCCGACGAGCCCAGCTGGCAGCGCTATCGCCGTTCCGGCGGCAGGCTGAGCCGCGACGACTGGCGCAGGCAGAACGTGGACCGCTTCGTGGAAAGGGTCTATCGTGAGATTAAGAGCACCAAACGCTGGGTGAAGTTCGGCATCAGTCCTTTTGGGTTGTGGCGTCCGGGCTACCCGCCAGGCACGCGCGGCTTCGATGCCTATGCGGAACTCTACGCCGACTCGCGCAAGTGGCTTCAGCAGGGATGGTGCGACTACTATGTCCCTCAACTCTACTTCAAGATAGACAATCCGAACCTCAGTTATCCCGCGCTACTGCAATGGTGGGTGGAACAGAACACGCGGGGCAGGCACATGCTTGCGGGTAACTTCACCAGCAAAGTGGCGGATGGCAGCAACACCGCATGGGACGCGGCGGAAATCGCCGAGCAGGTGCGCCTGACCCGCAAGCAGAAGGGCGCGCTGGGCAACATCCATTTCAGCGCACGGGCGTTCATGCAGGACAGGGGCGGTATCTGCGAACTGATACGGGACCTGCACGCACAACCCGCTCTCGTTCCCCCCGCGGGGTGGTTGAGCCGCTCTGCCCCGTCCTCGCCCGCCGTGCGTACGGTGTACCTCGCGGACGGAGGGGTGCGCCTGACGTGGGAGGCTCGGGGTAAACACCCGATTGGGTGCTGGATGGTGGCATACCGCTCCAACGGGGAGTGGTACATGCAGGTGTTACCCGCCACCGCGAACAGCTACACGTTACCCCCCTCGGCGAAACTCGCTTTCGTGAGTCTTGTCGACCGCTACGGCAACCAGAGTGAGTGGGCAGGCGCGGGCGCAACGTAA
- a CDS encoding endonuclease MutS2: protein MNAHTLRVLEYDAIRQKVMAHCATPMGAERARQMTPRIEEEAIRLGLQQTSEARRLIDLAEEMPLRGVQDVRSAASLARAGGILPPESLLSIADTVETARRLRSFLLTREEKCPALCVLARQLEPLPEVVNEVRRCLKDDATVADSASPELARIRQRLRHLHSRITERLQATLNSSRIRNMLQEPVITMRGDRYCLPVKAEYRAQFGGIVHDVSASGATLFMEPQEVVDLGNQIREAQIAEQNEVERILAQLSALVGKYSDPILLTCDALGELDFINARARLSVEWDAIEPALNTQGKIRLRKARHPLLKPPVVPIDVELGNRFRILLITGPNTGGKTVTLKTVGLLTLMMQSGLHVPADTGTEMAIFQNIFADIGDEQSIEQSLSTFSGHMTNIAAMLPHCDEHTLVLLDELGAGTDPAEGAALAQAILDYLLVRHARVMATTHYGELKSYAYARQGVQNASVEFDLQTLRPTYHLRIGTPGSSHAIVIAQRLGLPPSVIETAQARLAGRETEAASIMRRLEEEQRHVEEARQAAEQERREAAALRQQLQQRLEQLETERQRLREEVTQEVQHRLHQILQQAEEAYRRLREQPRENRAAQEARQQVRQAAEQMKRLLTPPAAAPSEIREGDTVRVTTLNVTGTVLQLTQEEAVVQAGAIRITVPREALRRTDEKPVSKTPLVSVPVNLSRAVNISPEIMLRMQRVEEAIANLDQYLSEAYAAGLQQVRVIHGKGTGTLRKAVRDYLSTHPLVASYRGADATEGGDGVTIVTLK from the coding sequence ATGAACGCACACACCCTCCGGGTTCTGGAATACGACGCCATCCGGCAGAAGGTGATGGCGCACTGCGCTACCCCCATGGGCGCGGAACGGGCACGCCAGATGACACCGCGCATCGAGGAAGAGGCTATCCGCCTCGGACTGCAGCAGACTTCGGAAGCGCGCAGGTTGATAGACCTCGCCGAGGAGATGCCCCTTCGTGGCGTGCAGGACGTGCGTTCGGCGGCATCGCTGGCGCGTGCAGGAGGGATACTCCCACCCGAATCGCTGCTTTCCATTGCCGACACGGTAGAGACCGCCCGACGCCTCCGCAGCTTCCTCCTGACAAGAGAGGAGAAGTGCCCCGCGCTGTGCGTGCTGGCGCGACAGCTGGAGCCACTGCCCGAGGTGGTGAACGAGGTACGCCGCTGCCTGAAGGACGATGCCACCGTCGCCGATAGCGCCAGTCCCGAACTTGCCCGCATCCGGCAGAGACTGCGCCACCTGCACTCCCGCATCACCGAACGCCTGCAGGCCACGCTGAACTCCTCACGTATCCGCAATATGCTGCAGGAACCCGTCATCACCATGCGCGGCGACCGCTACTGCCTGCCGGTCAAGGCGGAGTACCGCGCGCAGTTTGGGGGCATCGTGCATGACGTGAGCGCATCGGGCGCCACGCTGTTCATGGAACCGCAGGAGGTGGTGGACCTCGGCAACCAGATTCGCGAAGCACAGATCGCCGAGCAGAACGAGGTGGAGCGTATTCTGGCGCAGCTCAGCGCGCTTGTGGGCAAGTACAGCGACCCCATCCTACTCACCTGCGACGCGCTGGGCGAGCTGGATTTCATCAATGCCCGCGCCCGTCTCAGCGTGGAATGGGACGCCATCGAGCCTGCACTGAACACACAGGGAAAAATCCGCCTGCGCAAGGCGCGGCATCCCCTGCTGAAACCGCCGGTCGTGCCCATCGATGTGGAACTGGGCAACCGCTTCCGAATCTTGCTTATCACAGGACCCAACACGGGCGGCAAAACCGTGACCCTGAAGACGGTGGGCCTGCTGACGCTGATGATGCAGTCGGGTCTGCACGTGCCTGCCGACACCGGCACCGAAATGGCGATATTCCAGAACATCTTTGCCGACATCGGTGATGAGCAGAGCATAGAGCAATCGCTATCCACTTTTTCCGGACACATGACCAACATCGCCGCGATGCTACCCCACTGTGACGAACACACGCTGGTACTGCTGGACGAACTGGGCGCGGGAACCGACCCTGCCGAAGGAGCCGCACTGGCGCAGGCGATTTTGGACTATCTGCTGGTACGCCATGCGCGGGTGATGGCGACCACCCACTATGGCGAGCTGAAAAGCTACGCTTACGCCAGACAGGGCGTGCAGAACGCCTCGGTGGAGTTTGACCTGCAAACCCTGCGCCCCACGTACCATCTGCGTATCGGTACACCGGGTTCCAGTCACGCCATCGTCATTGCACAGAGGCTGGGTCTGCCTCCCTCGGTCATCGAGACCGCGCAGGCGCGCCTTGCCGGGCGTGAGACGGAGGCTGCCAGCATCATGCGCCGGCTGGAGGAAGAACAGCGTCACGTGGAGGAGGCGCGACAGGCAGCCGAACAGGAGCGTCGGGAAGCCGCAGCCCTGCGTCAACAGCTGCAACAGCGACTGGAACAGTTGGAAACGGAGCGGCAGCGGTTGCGCGAGGAGGTGACGCAGGAGGTTCAGCACCGCCTGCACCAAATCCTGCAGCAGGCGGAAGAAGCATATCGTCGCTTGCGCGAACAGCCCCGCGAAAATCGCGCTGCCCAGGAAGCCCGCCAGCAGGTGCGACAGGCTGCCGAACAGATGAAACGGCTGCTGACTCCACCCGCCGCCGCGCCCTCTGAGATACGCGAGGGCGACACAGTCAGGGTCACCACGCTGAACGTCACGGGCACAGTGCTGCAACTGACGCAGGAAGAGGCGGTGGTGCAGGCAGGAGCGATTCGCATCACCGTCCCGCGTGAGGCGCTGCGCCGCACCGATGAGAAGCCGGTTTCCAAGACGCCGCTGGTTTCGGTGCCGGTCAACCTGTCGCGAGCAGTGAACATCTCGCCGGAAATCATGTTGCGGATGCAACGGGTGGAAGAAGCGATCGCCAACCTCGACCAGTATCTCAGCGAGGCGTATGCCGCTGGGCTGCAGCAGGTGCGCGTGATTCACGGCAAAGGCACCGGCACTCTGCGCAAGGCGGTAAGGGATTACCTGAGCACGCATCCGCTGGTGGCTTCGTATCGGGGGGCGGATGCCACAGAGGGCGGAGACGGCGTGACGATAGTCACCCTGAAATAA
- a CDS encoding NFACT family protein gives MRGIIQVSMPSIPYDSLTLAAVVHALQPLHGGRIQHIAQPADHDILLTVYVRGVGEVYWLISCSPQWARTHLLSHRLPNPPQPPPFCMALRKYLQGGTILTIAQRRFDRVLDVEVKGHERHTYLLSAELMGRHSNIILIAPDERILHAAKLVSSRISRVREVLPGRTYTPPPAEERPDPRAVSESLFLQWYQEEQPSDFTAWLRSRFEGIGTFLAGEIAARAQRLGNGDSPAVLWSAFRSVFDAAKAGDWEPVLVRDEAHRPIGAYPIPLASLPEEQQHPRRNIHVALENYYAVAIPRAELEQQKRSLQGILQRVLSARRNALQQLQQGVEERTQADIYRRWGEILLAFLSQVPKGVQEVTLPDLYSADGATLTIPLDPTLTPQENAQRYFARARHVEQNAERLEAMRYRLMTEEMQAQEALQRLESISDLSELEAFRQEVAARGWLNPTAGVSGEAATRTQEDFEGRRIRLHVAPGGWQVLVGENAEANDYLVTRVAQPNDWWLHVRAGTGAHVVIRTNNNPQAVPRQVLEYAARLAAANSPQRHSSIVPVDYTLRKYVRRPRGAQPGFVTYTHEKTLHVSPRD, from the coding sequence GTGCGAGGTATAATACAGGTATCTATGCCCAGTATCCCTTACGATAGCCTCACGCTTGCGGCGGTAGTACACGCGCTGCAGCCTTTGCACGGCGGGCGTATCCAGCACATCGCGCAGCCTGCCGACCATGACATCTTGCTCACCGTTTACGTGCGCGGCGTGGGCGAGGTGTACTGGCTTATCAGTTGCTCGCCGCAGTGGGCACGCACGCATTTACTCTCCCACCGTCTGCCCAACCCGCCCCAGCCACCCCCTTTCTGCATGGCGCTGCGCAAGTATCTGCAGGGCGGCACTATCCTGACCATCGCCCAACGACGGTTTGACCGCGTGCTGGACGTGGAAGTGAAAGGACATGAGCGACACACCTATCTGCTCAGCGCGGAGCTGATGGGCAGGCACAGTAACATTATCCTGATCGCTCCTGACGAGCGCATCCTGCACGCCGCCAAGCTGGTCTCCTCACGCATCAGCCGCGTGCGTGAAGTGTTGCCGGGCAGGACTTACACGCCTCCCCCCGCCGAAGAGCGTCCAGACCCGCGTGCCGTGTCCGAATCCCTGTTCCTGCAGTGGTATCAGGAGGAACAGCCTTCTGATTTTACCGCGTGGTTGCGGAGCCGTTTCGAGGGCATCGGCACCTTTTTAGCGGGCGAGATCGCCGCGCGAGCGCAACGGCTGGGTAACGGAGACAGTCCTGCTGTCCTCTGGAGCGCGTTTCGCTCGGTGTTCGACGCGGCAAAAGCGGGAGACTGGGAGCCTGTGCTGGTGCGCGACGAAGCGCACCGCCCCATCGGCGCGTATCCGATTCCACTGGCTTCCCTGCCGGAGGAACAGCAACATCCGCGCCGCAACATCCATGTGGCGCTGGAGAACTACTACGCGGTGGCTATACCCCGCGCCGAGCTGGAACAGCAAAAGCGAAGCCTGCAGGGCATCTTGCAGAGGGTACTCAGTGCGCGGCGCAACGCTCTGCAGCAGCTGCAGCAGGGAGTAGAAGAGCGGACACAGGCGGATATCTACCGTCGCTGGGGTGAAATCCTTCTGGCGTTCCTGTCGCAGGTGCCAAAGGGTGTGCAGGAAGTTACCCTGCCGGACCTTTACAGCGCGGATGGAGCCACTCTCACCATCCCCTTAGACCCCACGCTGACGCCGCAGGAGAACGCGCAGCGATACTTTGCGCGTGCGCGTCACGTGGAGCAGAACGCCGAAAGGCTGGAGGCGATGCGCTATCGTTTGATGACAGAAGAGATGCAGGCGCAGGAGGCTCTGCAGAGACTGGAATCGATAAGCGACCTCTCCGAGCTGGAAGCCTTCCGGCAGGAGGTAGCGGCGCGCGGCTGGCTGAACCCCACCGCGGGTGTTTCCGGCGAAGCCGCAACGAGAACGCAGGAAGATTTCGAGGGCAGACGTATCCGCCTGCACGTTGCGCCAGGCGGCTGGCAGGTGCTGGTGGGCGAAAACGCCGAGGCGAATGACTACCTCGTAACGCGGGTCGCACAGCCAAACGACTGGTGGCTGCACGTGCGGGCGGGGACGGGCGCGCACGTGGTCATACGCACCAATAATAACCCACAGGCGGTTCCGCGACAGGTGCTGGAGTACGCCGCCCGGCTCGCCGCTGCCAACAGCCCGCAACGCCACTCTTCGATAGTGCCCGTGGACTACACCCTGCGCAAGTATGTGCGCCGCCCGCGCGGTGCGCAACCGGGATTCGTCACCTACACCCACGAGAAGACGTTGCACGTGTCGCCCAGAGACTGA
- a CDS encoding PLP-dependent aspartate aminotransferase family protein yields MDEEREPLSFEEICIHWGEDPERYLGAVVPPIFQNSLFTAPSVEARSRKAGRHIYTRESNPTTDILKAKVAALEGAEDARCFASGMAAISAALMSQLRSGDHVVCVKHVYYPARALLQDYLSRFGVEVTFVRGDRMEDFEKALRPNTRVFYLESPTSINLWLQPLQEVCSLARAHGITTIIDNTWATPLFQRPMQLGVDIVVHSASKYLGGHSDVIAGVVCTSRQHIEAIHREMTLIGGILDPFAAWLILRGLRTLPARLYQHQQNALQVAQWLEEHPAVHRVLYPGLPSHPQHELARRQMSGFSGLFSFTLKCNSREAAVGVVDALRMFHIGVSWGGYESLALPMLIEDYDGEQRWGLRVHVGLEPPERLIADLEQALRHAEDKGR; encoded by the coding sequence GTGGACGAGGAGAGAGAACCGCTGAGTTTTGAGGAGATATGCATTCACTGGGGTGAGGACCCGGAGCGGTATCTGGGTGCGGTGGTGCCGCCTATCTTTCAGAACAGCCTGTTCACCGCTCCCAGTGTGGAGGCGCGGTCGAGGAAGGCGGGACGTCACATCTACACCCGCGAGTCTAACCCAACCACTGACATCCTGAAGGCTAAAGTTGCCGCACTGGAGGGGGCAGAGGACGCGCGATGCTTTGCGTCCGGGATGGCAGCCATCAGCGCGGCGCTGATGTCCCAGCTGCGCAGCGGCGACCATGTGGTGTGCGTGAAACATGTCTATTATCCTGCCCGTGCCCTGCTTCAGGATTACCTGAGTCGGTTCGGGGTAGAGGTAACCTTCGTGCGCGGCGACCGGATGGAGGATTTTGAGAAGGCACTGCGACCCAATACCCGCGTGTTTTACCTGGAAAGCCCTACCAGCATCAACCTGTGGCTGCAACCGCTACAAGAGGTCTGTTCCCTCGCCCGAGCACACGGCATTACCACGATTATCGACAACACGTGGGCAACACCCCTCTTCCAGCGACCGATGCAGCTGGGAGTGGACATTGTGGTGCATTCGGCAAGCAAGTATCTGGGCGGGCACAGCGATGTGATTGCTGGGGTGGTTTGCACCTCACGCCAGCATATCGAGGCGATTCACCGCGAGATGACGCTGATTGGCGGTATTCTGGACCCCTTCGCCGCGTGGCTTATCCTGCGCGGGTTGCGCACGCTGCCTGCGCGACTGTACCAGCACCAGCAGAACGCTTTGCAGGTGGCGCAATGGCTGGAGGAGCATCCTGCCGTGCACCGGGTGCTTTACCCGGGGCTGCCCTCTCACCCGCAACACGAGCTGGCACGACGCCAGATGAGCGGCTTCAGCGGGCTGTTTTCGTTCACGCTCAAGTGCAACTCGCGCGAGGCGGCGGTGGGCGTGGTGGATGCTCTGCGGATGTTCCATATCGGCGTGAGCTGGGGTGGATACGAAAGCCTTGCCCTGCCGATGCTCATCGAGGACTACGATGGGGAACAACGATGGGGCTTGCGGGTGCACGTCGGGCTGGAACCACCGGAGAGGTTGATCGCAGACCTGGAGCAGGCATTACGCCATGCGGAGGATAAGGGGCGTTAG